From Paenibacillus sp. V4I7, the proteins below share one genomic window:
- a CDS encoding DUF4365 domain-containing protein, producing the protein MMLSNTQIERLAVGAVTTAAHQPGSYLNADIPVGDKGISFDGSISVFRDGSEKKESLVGIVPVQVKGNTVDHFHEENRSFSLEMAHYRNYLNSDGALLLVVDVKMSGATKIFYKSLLGMELTRIIEKYGHQKTKSVELRPLEETNLYSVCRKFLSEKEHQPKVLVKNNLFPKDSFQAYTLTSLTYNPTHTTTSSIFEHDFTIYGMANNIRIPLDIGRIQSLGTAGLTRFEVNGHSYDFRTKISVEEDKTILILEEVFSITIEQSNMKLHFRFLGFHSLAAQLQVIPFLNDMFAGHPVQFAGSFFEITQGKELQDELQSVKQLHREIEDASILFKHLGIQNNTVFNEAKDADDLGLILYLLTKSINQKKLVGIKIKDPESTKLINVELGDKSVLVYYNPKGDLLISNGYGMDMLELRIDIQFESGDTFPHSVYTMLSVDTLAKAVNLNPETLKRSFDHFDPYETEAASNWTNQFCLRCINAFDLSGNTDLLEVADHLYQRARSSNPPDPVKIINRLQIKKRIHGSLREEDNEILIQLKLDGTKQDNLELVFCTNVLLANKMEANSAYRQFEKEKKEFYEDLPIFKLLKDL; encoded by the coding sequence ATGATGCTGTCCAATACACAAATAGAGCGCCTAGCTGTAGGTGCAGTTACAACTGCGGCACATCAACCAGGCTCATACTTGAATGCAGATATACCTGTCGGTGATAAGGGAATATCTTTTGACGGGTCCATATCTGTATTTAGAGATGGATCCGAGAAAAAGGAATCCTTGGTAGGAATCGTCCCAGTACAAGTAAAAGGTAATACGGTGGATCATTTCCATGAAGAAAATCGGTCTTTTTCCTTAGAAATGGCCCATTATAGAAATTATTTAAACAGCGATGGCGCCTTGCTGCTCGTCGTTGATGTCAAGATGAGTGGTGCGACTAAAATATTTTATAAATCACTCTTAGGGATGGAACTCACTCGAATTATTGAGAAGTACGGTCACCAGAAGACCAAATCCGTAGAATTACGTCCACTTGAGGAAACGAATCTCTATTCGGTTTGTCGAAAGTTTTTATCAGAGAAGGAACATCAACCCAAAGTCCTTGTAAAGAACAATTTGTTCCCTAAGGACTCTTTCCAAGCATATACGCTCACTAGCTTAACGTATAATCCTACGCATACTACGACTAGCTCGATATTTGAGCACGACTTTACTATTTACGGGATGGCGAATAACATTCGAATACCTCTAGATATTGGTAGAATCCAATCCTTAGGAACAGCAGGATTAACAAGATTCGAAGTTAACGGGCATTCATATGACTTTCGTACGAAAATATCCGTAGAAGAAGATAAAACAATCCTCATTCTTGAAGAAGTGTTCTCCATTACTATCGAACAGAGCAATATGAAGTTACATTTTCGTTTTTTAGGGTTCCATTCTCTAGCCGCGCAATTACAAGTCATCCCTTTCCTCAATGATATGTTTGCTGGCCATCCCGTGCAGTTTGCAGGTTCATTTTTTGAAATTACACAAGGCAAAGAATTACAAGATGAGCTCCAAAGTGTAAAACAACTTCATAGAGAAATTGAAGATGCTTCTATTCTTTTTAAGCATTTAGGAATTCAAAATAATACAGTTTTTAATGAAGCAAAGGATGCTGATGATCTCGGTTTGATTTTATACTTATTGACAAAATCAATTAATCAGAAAAAATTAGTAGGTATCAAGATTAAGGATCCAGAAAGTACCAAGCTTATTAACGTAGAGCTCGGGGATAAGTCTGTTCTCGTATATTATAATCCAAAAGGGGATTTGCTAATATCTAACGGCTACGGAATGGATATGCTTGAGTTACGCATTGATATCCAGTTCGAATCTGGGGATACTTTTCCGCACAGTGTCTATACCATGCTTAGTGTGGATACATTGGCGAAAGCGGTAAATCTTAACCCCGAAACATTAAAGAGGTCGTTCGATCATTTTGATCCATATGAAACTGAGGCTGCGTCTAACTGGACTAATCAGTTTTGTCTCAGATGTATAAACGCTTTTGACTTAAGCGGAAATACTGATCTGCTCGAGGTTGCTGATCATTTGTATCAGAGAGCACGATCTTCAAATCCGCCCGACCCGGTAAAAATCATTAACAGGCTTCAAATAAAAAAACGAATACATGGGAGCCTAAGGGAGGAAGACAATGAAATTCTCATCCAGTTAAAATTGGATGGAACTAAACAGGATAATCTGGAGCTTGTATTTTGTACTAACGTGTTACTCGCGAACAAAATGGAGGCGAATTCAGCCTATCGGCAGTTTGAAAAAGAGAAAAAGGAATTTTATGAAGACCTTCCCATATTTAAGTTGTTAAAGGATCTGTAA
- a CDS encoding helix-turn-helix domain-containing protein has protein sequence MLTTDDAMTELNLSRRTIFEWIKKGILHPIGSRDGLRFSPDEIKKVREFFNEHVTMREAALILEVPLQFIKSWIEKNVDPAFPSHPYLRNATYAIPKKWIDSHRVEICGEFNGHKNRKRNTPKEIKGRELNPFFNGYRLFDSVDRDGEHCWIVDTDPVTILCNGKMVVLDKSVPEGTSEPCLNLPYAASKGAVRFSIPHASLDDTTLHMLGTMVHQFGTKNIRIFWEQNSYLVVVRNGMVLRNRENETLLKNYIVDGEVFSTDEGIILGDFVHRLTISLHYSEFQKLHKATDGHVQELISKIIRQHLENN, from the coding sequence TTGCTAACAACTGATGACGCGATGACCGAGCTTAACTTGTCTAGACGGACTATTTTTGAATGGATCAAGAAAGGGATATTGCACCCCATTGGATCGCGGGATGGATTACGATTTTCCCCTGATGAGATTAAAAAAGTTAGAGAATTTTTTAATGAACATGTAACCATGAGAGAGGCAGCTCTCATATTAGAAGTCCCGTTGCAATTCATCAAAAGCTGGATTGAGAAAAACGTAGACCCTGCATTCCCTTCACATCCATACCTGCGTAATGCAACTTATGCCATCCCTAAGAAGTGGATTGATTCTCACCGTGTTGAGATATGTGGAGAATTTAATGGTCACAAAAACAGGAAAAGAAATACGCCAAAAGAGATAAAGGGGCGTGAGTTGAATCCCTTTTTTAATGGATACCGCCTGTTCGATAGCGTAGATAGGGATGGGGAACATTGCTGGATTGTTGATACGGATCCGGTCACAATCCTTTGTAATGGCAAAATGGTAGTATTGGATAAATCCGTTCCAGAGGGGACTAGTGAGCCTTGTCTTAATTTGCCTTATGCTGCAAGCAAAGGGGCAGTACGATTCAGTATACCGCACGCATCATTGGATGATACGACTCTACACATGTTGGGGACCATGGTCCATCAATTTGGCACGAAGAATATTCGGATTTTTTGGGAGCAAAATTCATACCTGGTTGTCGTGAGGAATGGCATGGTCTTACGTAACCGTGAGAATGAAACGTTATTGAAGAATTATATTGTTGATGGTGAGGTCTTCTCAACTGATGAAGGGATTATCTTAGGCGATTTTGTACATAGACTAACGATCTCCTTACATTATTCAGAATTTCAAAAATTACACAAAGCAACTGATGGTCATGTACAAGAATTGATATCGAAAATTATTAGACAGCATTTGGAGAATAATTAA
- a CDS encoding prepilin peptidase translates to MDWQQILVYGQMVPIMASTAYTDWKYRKVFNIVSMPAILAMIITRIFVHPQGWLFYIAALVPALLYYIIALITDEVGGGDILMVAYLGIAAGTVATMLSVLNAGILGLILFYVEAFFGKKKPSLQQPWVSLLFVGFCFAVVQIACLKFIFPFINPWG, encoded by the coding sequence TTGGATTGGCAGCAAATACTTGTATATGGTCAGATGGTACCCATAATGGCTTCAACTGCTTATACAGACTGGAAATACAGAAAGGTGTTTAACATAGTCTCGATGCCGGCGATATTGGCTATGATTATCACCCGAATCTTTGTTCACCCGCAAGGCTGGTTGTTCTATATAGCCGCTTTAGTTCCAGCGCTATTGTATTACATCATTGCACTTATAACTGATGAAGTAGGCGGCGGGGATATTCTGATGGTTGCTTATTTAGGGATAGCAGCTGGCACCGTGGCCACAATGCTCTCAGTACTCAATGCGGGAATTCTGGGGCTAATCTTATTCTATGTCGAAGCTTTTTTCGGAAAAAAAAAGCCAAGTCTACAACAACCTTGGGTTAGCTTATTGTTCGTGGGCTTCTGCTTTGCAGTTGTGCAAATCGCTTGTCTTAAGTTCATCTTTCCATTCATTAATCCTTGGGGGTAG
- a CDS encoding GGDEF domain-containing protein, translating into MIPYLSLGAVPLLAVLLYITRLFYRLRKKRGYRFLTVGSAILLLSALLEITISTTALQQPMLPVFLHHLVQALFNIGWYVSGIALFMLNRNLAKRGRIVLLCVLPVILIISFMPAYISMFICGLAAIFVAVQISKWLPEANSGFRWLLILFALSELYGGIEQLLPKSLNLHYAVLVHDSFFIVGCSMVLVLVTTRISDVLENSYKSSITDGLTGLFNRKYFMSAVQKYVERASDVAIIFFDLDNFKKVNDTQGHKAGDDALKIVASILKEEIEGRGIAGRFGGEEMVVLVTSNETVLLIEEFSERVRKRIEKECVTTASIGFARYSKGLPADELLKRADEAMYFSKSNGKNRVTGFMVA; encoded by the coding sequence ATGATTCCTTATTTAAGCTTAGGTGCTGTTCCTTTACTTGCAGTGTTGCTTTATATTACCAGGTTGTTTTATCGCCTTCGAAAAAAACGCGGTTATAGGTTTCTTACAGTTGGATCGGCGATATTACTTTTATCTGCACTACTGGAAATCACCATTTCGACGACTGCACTCCAGCAACCAATGCTGCCTGTGTTTCTTCATCATCTAGTTCAAGCTCTGTTTAATATCGGCTGGTATGTGAGCGGAATCGCACTGTTTATGCTTAATCGAAACTTGGCCAAGCGAGGAAGGATAGTTCTTCTTTGTGTTCTTCCTGTGATCTTGATTATCAGCTTCATGCCGGCATATATCAGTATGTTCATCTGCGGTCTCGCTGCGATTTTTGTAGCTGTACAAATTTCTAAGTGGTTGCCTGAGGCTAATTCAGGATTCCGCTGGCTGCTCATTTTATTTGCGCTTTCTGAGCTGTACGGTGGTATAGAGCAGCTGCTTCCCAAAAGTTTGAACTTGCATTACGCAGTTCTAGTACATGATTCATTCTTTATTGTTGGCTGCAGTATGGTCCTTGTTCTCGTAACGACGCGGATTTCAGATGTTTTGGAAAACTCGTACAAGTCATCCATTACCGACGGTCTTACTGGGCTCTTTAACAGAAAGTACTTTATGAGTGCAGTGCAAAAATATGTGGAGCGGGCCTCGGACGTGGCGATAATCTTTTTTGACCTCGATAATTTCAAAAAGGTCAATGACACACAAGGACACAAGGCTGGAGATGATGCTCTCAAGATAGTGGCTTCCATCCTGAAGGAAGAGATTGAGGGTCGTGGGATTGCTGGAAGGTTCGGCGGAGAAGAGATGGTTGTGCTCGTAACGTCGAATGAAACGGTTTTGCTTATAGAAGAATTCTCGGAGCGGGTGCGTAAACGTATTGAAAAGGAATGCGTTACAACAGCAAGTATTGGTTTCGCTCGGTATTCGAAAGGCCTTCCTGCAGATGAGCTCCTGAAGCGCGCCGATGAAGCTATGTATTTCTCTAAGTCAAATGGCAAAAATCGTGTCACGGGTTTCATGGTTGCATGA
- a CDS encoding S-layer homology domain-containing protein gives MRKRIVRLVASNALIASLFTMATANAQSSTFMDTKGHWAEEAIQNMIQLNIATGYEDGTFKPDVTISRAEFVTMLSKALGLKPEVNTNQKWYQPFINAAVAAGIHRYEDFTQDVERPITRLEIARLVVRSIGNENKDSIATTDRYYAYRATETGLLQGLTGGQLGLDEISTRAQAVTVINRVLQLRSGGKLKVDRAALELADVALNGTNFRSKLDRASNIEFPYTVELGGINWTLHEVYLIDGNDTNSPFMQIVREEDAKYPHIKRNYDGQIITILKMTYDLGDGGRGDTVIADHYFSTGGNSIIKAFRKDETGIREGYQIYVESKKKYIRSGPYIQLSDWRTNEDHQLLTAYADEHPIPYKKEELLDAILKSVDSSWLEFSNRRMSPDFKGTWYVPGVEEINGKIYGGFLYRDSLNPSYSKLVASYTSKGVMPYVKIEDVLSANNEPNMENFKVAVNLMKIFGHKVDDSLINEFSEVAKTSITKDVQCEGYSVHIYKNNNQITVQFILQLDS, from the coding sequence ATGAGAAAAAGAATTGTAAGGCTTGTTGCAAGCAACGCATTAATAGCATCCTTATTTACTATGGCAACAGCGAATGCACAATCTTCCACCTTTATGGATACCAAGGGTCATTGGGCTGAGGAAGCCATACAAAACATGATTCAGCTAAACATCGCAACCGGATATGAGGATGGAACATTTAAACCCGATGTAACCATAAGCAGAGCAGAGTTTGTAACAATGCTATCGAAAGCGTTAGGCCTCAAACCAGAGGTAAATACAAATCAAAAATGGTATCAGCCGTTTATTAACGCAGCCGTTGCTGCAGGGATTCATCGTTATGAAGATTTTACCCAAGACGTAGAACGACCTATTACTAGACTAGAAATAGCTAGATTAGTAGTCAGATCAATCGGGAATGAAAATAAAGATTCAATTGCGACCACTGATAGGTACTATGCTTATAGAGCAACGGAAACCGGACTTCTGCAAGGTTTAACCGGCGGTCAACTTGGACTGGACGAAATATCGACACGTGCGCAGGCGGTAACAGTTATCAACCGTGTCCTGCAACTAAGATCAGGCGGTAAGCTAAAGGTAGATAGAGCTGCATTAGAATTAGCTGATGTAGCATTAAATGGTACCAATTTCAGATCCAAATTAGACAGGGCATCTAATATAGAATTTCCCTATACAGTTGAACTTGGCGGGATAAACTGGACCCTCCATGAGGTTTACCTGATAGACGGTAATGATACCAACTCTCCTTTTATGCAAATTGTACGAGAGGAAGATGCCAAGTATCCGCATATAAAAAGAAATTATGATGGACAGATTATTACCATTCTGAAAATGACTTATGATTTGGGAGACGGCGGACGAGGAGATACCGTTATTGCAGATCATTATTTCAGTACAGGTGGCAACTCAATAATTAAAGCCTTTAGGAAAGACGAGACCGGCATTAGGGAAGGGTACCAAATTTATGTTGAATCCAAGAAAAAGTATATTCGTTCAGGGCCCTATATCCAATTAAGCGATTGGAGAACTAATGAAGATCACCAATTGCTTACGGCTTATGCAGATGAACATCCCATACCTTATAAAAAGGAAGAATTGTTGGATGCTATTCTAAAGTCAGTTGACAGCAGTTGGTTAGAATTCTCAAACAGACGGATGTCTCCTGACTTTAAAGGTACGTGGTATGTTCCCGGGGTAGAAGAAATAAACGGTAAGATTTATGGCGGTTTTCTCTATCGGGACTCATTAAATCCTAGTTATTCTAAGCTTGTTGCATCTTATACATCAAAAGGGGTTATGCCCTATGTCAAAATAGAAGATGTGTTAAGTGCGAATAATGAACCTAACATGGAAAATTTCAAGGTTGCAGTTAACTTAATGAAAATTTTTGGCCACAAAGTGGACGATAGTCTTATCAACGAATTTAGTGAGGTTGCAAAAACTTCCATCACTAAAGATGTTCAGTGTGAGGGTTATTCCGTACACATCTACAAAAATAATAATCAGATCACTGTGCAGTTTATTCTCCAGCTTGATTCTTAG
- a CDS encoding PDZ domain-containing protein: MFVAIVNKLIRITAFQVMTRVAVTVFLILITMTILYFVPANDKTIYAVGELSETDSYLDRQGWEKYSGKPFDNNLPPIYATSVYTTNPKNVLSLLCEVLLFQLQGRSPSLKTSTLTAPGLQEDILDQYDTYAEMVLHSLVSAKRELYSFDIEVKPTIQSYDPKLHENKNSFDINDIILSIDGVEVNSLHEYVSLKKTWNLQYGDRHVFTVLREGNKQEIPFTYTEKTGDQFITGISVRDSITDTNHAYLINELFKYDYHTAGNSAGLMHALNLVQRISDRSLTKGYKIAGTGTMELDGKVGPIGSIDLKIKTADREKVDIFFVPKYYPIARWKDITYENSNEKEAIDTAARIHSKMIIVPVETLQGAIDFLSNLPER, from the coding sequence GTGTTTGTTGCGATAGTTAATAAATTAATAAGAATAACAGCGTTTCAAGTAATGACTAGAGTTGCAGTCACAGTCTTTCTTATTCTAATAACGATGACTATATTGTACTTTGTACCTGCGAACGATAAAACCATTTACGCAGTAGGTGAACTATCTGAGACGGATAGTTATCTTGACAGACAGGGCTGGGAAAAATATAGTGGCAAACCATTTGACAATAATCTTCCTCCCATTTATGCGACGAGCGTTTACACAACTAATCCTAAAAACGTGCTGAGCTTACTGTGCGAAGTATTGTTGTTTCAACTTCAAGGCAGATCCCCATCACTCAAAACAAGCACATTAACCGCTCCGGGGCTGCAAGAGGATATATTGGATCAATATGACACTTATGCCGAAATGGTGCTACATAGCCTGGTTTCTGCGAAACGGGAGTTGTATTCTTTCGATATTGAAGTCAAACCTACGATTCAATCTTATGATCCGAAGCTTCACGAAAACAAAAATTCATTTGATATTAACGATATTATATTATCTATTGACGGTGTTGAGGTGAACAGTTTACACGAATATGTTTCGTTAAAAAAAACATGGAATCTCCAGTATGGGGATAGACATGTATTTACTGTTCTAAGAGAGGGGAATAAACAAGAGATTCCCTTTACTTATACGGAAAAGACCGGGGACCAGTTTATAACTGGAATTTCCGTTAGAGATTCTATTACAGATACAAATCATGCATATTTAATTAATGAGTTGTTTAAATATGATTATCATACTGCCGGTAATTCAGCGGGACTCATGCACGCTCTTAATCTAGTTCAAAGGATCAGCGATAGAAGTCTGACAAAGGGATATAAAATTGCCGGTACAGGGACGATGGAACTTGATGGAAAGGTCGGTCCAATTGGTTCAATAGATCTGAAAATTAAGACCGCTGATCGTGAAAAGGTCGATATCTTTTTTGTTCCGAAATATTACCCGATTGCGCGTTGGAAAGATATCACCTATGAAAACTCAAATGAGAAAGAAGCAATAGATACAGCTGCAAGGATCCATTCGAAAATGATAATTGTACCAGTGGAGACGCTACAGGGAGCAATTGACTTTTTAAGTAATCTACCTGAACGATGA
- a CDS encoding type II toxin-antitoxin system RelE/ParE family toxin, translating to MYQVGFISKRVKKEFSEFSKQEQRAMEEAIAELGLNPRPLSRKYEQLLCYTEIKKIKVGRIRVFYKIDEKNNQIWIGKLDNRDSHTYKTDPKSWFQRSA from the coding sequence ATGTATCAAGTAGGGTTTATTTCGAAACGAGTAAAAAAGGAATTTAGCGAGTTCTCCAAACAAGAGCAAAGGGCTATGGAGGAGGCGATCGCCGAGTTAGGTTTGAATCCACGGCCATTAAGTAGAAAGTACGAACAACTTTTATGCTACACTGAAATCAAAAAAATCAAGGTCGGCAGGATTCGTGTTTTTTACAAGATTGATGAAAAGAATAATCAAATTTGGATAGGCAAGCTTGATAATCGTGATAGCCATACATACAAAACCGATCCTAAGAGTTGGTTTCAACGGTCAGCGTAA
- a CDS encoding recombinase family protein, whose protein sequence is MKNEYKVGEFAKLIGRTVKTLQRWDRDGTLVAHRTEGNRRFYTHDQYLQVKFRDHRSAGKGAVVGYCRVFNSERRHLYDYQHRVILEYAIENNISVDHWLYDTGGLLNERKEYTKLYQMVVAGDVSLLIVPIQDRLMRYGYEAFTFLCGLHGTTVICVSDYRPVNEHLISPPDEETDELLQLLTFYRRVNKQKVIEKINEMP, encoded by the coding sequence ATGAAGAATGAGTACAAAGTAGGAGAATTCGCAAAATTGATTGGCAGAACTGTAAAAACACTACAGAGATGGGACCGTGATGGAACTTTAGTTGCTCACCGCACTGAAGGAAATCGTCGCTTTTATACCCATGATCAGTATTTGCAAGTGAAATTTAGAGATCATCGTTCGGCAGGAAAGGGGGCTGTTGTCGGATATTGCCGTGTTTTCAACAGCGAGAGAAGGCATCTGTACGACTACCAACATAGAGTGATTCTCGAGTATGCTATTGAAAATAATATTTCAGTTGATCATTGGTTGTATGATACCGGTGGACTTCTAAACGAACGGAAAGAATATACCAAACTTTATCAAATGGTCGTAGCCGGTGATGTGAGTCTATTAATTGTTCCAATACAAGATAGATTAATGAGATACGGATATGAAGCATTTACCTTCTTGTGTGGGTTACATGGGACTACAGTGATATGTGTTAGCGACTATCGTCCAGTGAATGAACACTTGATTTCTCCGCCTGATGAAGAGACGGATGAATTATTACAGCTATTGACTTTTTATCGCCGAGTAAATAAACAAAAAGTCATTGAGAAAATTAATGAAATGCCTTAG